One stretch of Microbacterium terrae DNA includes these proteins:
- a CDS encoding alpha/beta fold hydrolase, with protein sequence MTALRADDGVRIEYTESGDPRGRPVVLLAGFTAPATSWLYQLKPLREAGYRVIAVDLRGHGASERPASGVDMDRRGADVRDVLDGLDLHDAVLVGASMGGNTVWSYLAQFGASRVGAVVVVDQTPKMLNTDDWPHGFYGYDEANVDTYFAEKIPDTDHGTPLGRRGLRLVRLLRAMKGAERGLTPGELALLNDHARRDWRDTIATTDVPVLFVAGAESEFWPSAHAAAAAVLAPRGEAVVIRNDGHAANIEQPKAFNAALLSFLGRD encoded by the coding sequence GTGACAGCACTTCGCGCCGACGACGGCGTGCGCATCGAGTACACCGAATCCGGCGATCCGCGGGGACGCCCCGTCGTGCTGCTCGCGGGGTTCACCGCGCCGGCCACGAGCTGGCTCTATCAGTTGAAGCCGCTGCGCGAGGCCGGATACCGGGTGATCGCGGTCGATCTGCGTGGGCACGGCGCGAGCGAGCGCCCCGCGTCGGGCGTCGACATGGATCGGCGCGGCGCAGACGTGCGCGATGTGCTCGACGGTCTCGACCTTCACGACGCGGTGCTCGTGGGCGCGTCGATGGGCGGCAACACGGTCTGGTCGTATCTCGCACAGTTCGGCGCGAGCCGCGTCGGGGCGGTGGTCGTGGTCGACCAGACCCCGAAGATGCTCAACACCGATGACTGGCCGCACGGGTTCTACGGCTACGACGAGGCGAACGTCGACACGTACTTCGCCGAGAAGATCCCCGACACCGACCACGGCACCCCGCTCGGACGGCGGGGGCTGCGGCTCGTGCGACTGCTGCGCGCCATGAAGGGTGCCGAGCGCGGACTGACGCCGGGGGAGCTCGCGCTGCTGAACGACCATGCGCGGCGCGACTGGCGCGACACGATCGCGACGACGGACGTGCCGGTGCTGTTCGTCGCGGGCGCCGAGAGCGAGTTCTGGCCGAGTGCGCACGCCGCCGCGGCGGCGGTGCTGGCGCCGCGCGGCGAAGCCGTGGTCATCCGCAACGACGGGCACGCCGCCAACATCGAGCAGCCGAAAGCGTTCAACGCGGCTCTGCTCTCGTTCCTCGGTCGCGACTGA
- a CDS encoding OST-HTH/LOTUS domain-containing protein — MVREPAKTAKPAEKSAAQAAPSGTEKTTEKAEKAEKADKPEKAPAKTAARGRSTKAKDAAAAAETPAEAPATTPTRSRRGGKTAAAAADADAAAAPAADPVGDAAAVEAALNEALGTPASPPAKRTNRRATSQTVAARAETPEAEADQAAEEPTEDPHDTATRLLERALRLGHDKNDDSEWLHSSAVKQHMRRMDPSFSEKALGYRSFNDFVKARESIAELEETGHERLVRLRE, encoded by the coding sequence GTGGTGCGCGAGCCCGCGAAGACCGCGAAGCCCGCCGAGAAGAGCGCGGCGCAGGCCGCACCGTCGGGTACCGAGAAGACGACCGAGAAAGCCGAGAAGGCCGAGAAGGCGGACAAGCCCGAGAAGGCCCCGGCGAAGACCGCGGCGCGTGGACGGTCGACGAAGGCGAAGGATGCCGCCGCCGCCGCGGAGACTCCCGCCGAGGCGCCCGCGACGACGCCGACGCGCAGCCGCCGCGGTGGCAAGACCGCGGCTGCTGCGGCCGACGCCGACGCCGCGGCGGCACCCGCCGCCGACCCTGTGGGCGACGCGGCAGCGGTGGAGGCGGCGCTCAACGAGGCGCTCGGCACCCCCGCCTCCCCGCCGGCGAAGCGCACCAACCGGCGCGCGACCTCGCAGACGGTCGCCGCCCGAGCCGAGACGCCCGAGGCCGAAGCCGATCAGGCCGCGGAGGAGCCCACCGAGGATCCGCACGACACCGCGACCCGCCTGCTCGAGCGGGCGCTGCGACTCGGCCACGACAAGAACGACGACTCGGAGTGGCTGCACAGCTCGGCGGTGAAGCAGCACATGCGCCGCATGGATCCGTCGTTCAGCGAGAAGGCGCTCGGCTACCGGTCGTTCAACGACTTCGTGAAGGCGCGCGAGTCGATCGCCGAGCTCGAGGAGACGGGCCACGAGCGACTGGTGCGCCTGCGCGAGTAG
- a CDS encoding Gfo/Idh/MocA family protein — MTRLRWGILGPGGIAHAFTSDIIAAGLEVTAVGSRSAEKSAEFAERHGIARAHGSYDDLVADPDVDIVYIATPHPFHAEQAILALRAGKHVLVEKPFTLTAAEAAAVREVAEDQGLLAMEAMWTRYLPHMARIRELIADGTLGEVRAVTADHTQLISSDPAHRLNALDLGGGALLDLGVYPVSFAYDILGEPLSITSAGRLGETGADTEVATIMVHANGAVSTSLSSSRAAGPNTAAVIGTAARIEIDRVWYSATSFRVTAPDGTIIEEYRSEIEGRGMQYQAVAAERAIAAGATATDLLTIDESVAIMESLDEIRDQIGVRYPGEA; from the coding sequence ATGACACGACTTCGATGGGGCATCCTCGGGCCGGGCGGAATCGCCCATGCGTTCACCAGCGACATCATCGCCGCAGGTCTCGAGGTCACCGCGGTGGGATCGCGCAGCGCCGAGAAGTCCGCGGAGTTCGCGGAGCGCCACGGCATCGCCCGGGCGCACGGCTCGTACGACGACCTGGTCGCCGATCCCGACGTCGACATCGTCTACATCGCCACGCCCCACCCGTTCCACGCCGAGCAGGCGATCCTCGCGCTTCGCGCCGGCAAGCACGTGCTCGTCGAGAAGCCCTTCACCCTCACCGCCGCCGAGGCGGCCGCCGTCCGCGAAGTCGCGGAGGACCAGGGCCTCCTCGCGATGGAGGCGATGTGGACGCGGTACCTCCCGCACATGGCCCGCATCCGCGAGCTCATCGCCGACGGCACGCTGGGCGAGGTGCGCGCCGTCACCGCCGACCACACGCAGCTGATCTCGAGCGACCCGGCGCACCGACTCAACGCCCTCGACCTCGGCGGCGGAGCACTCCTCGACCTCGGGGTCTACCCCGTCTCGTTCGCCTACGACATCCTCGGCGAGCCCCTGTCGATCACGTCGGCCGGCCGCCTCGGCGAGACCGGCGCCGACACCGAGGTCGCGACGATCATGGTGCACGCGAACGGCGCCGTGTCGACGTCGCTGTCGTCGTCGCGTGCCGCCGGGCCGAACACCGCCGCCGTCATCGGCACGGCTGCCCGCATCGAGATCGACCGCGTCTGGTATAGCGCCACCTCGTTCCGGGTCACCGCCCCCGACGGCACGATCATCGAGGAGTACCGCTCCGAGATCGAGGGTCGGGGCATGCAGTACCAAGCCGTCGCCGCCGAGCGCGCGATCGCCGCGGGTGCCACGGCCACCGACCTGCTGACCATCGACGAGTCAGTCGCCATCATGGAGTCGCTCGACGAGATCCGCGACCAGATCGGGGTTCGCTACCCCGGAGAGGCCTGA
- a CDS encoding M20/M25/M40 family metallo-hydrolase, with the protein MTDPAVERFRELLRIPTVSHADESLVRWEDFDAFRAALVRLYPAVHAALDLEIIDGHSLLYRWRGADPAHPLVLMAHIDVVPVVADEWSTDPFAADIVGEGTDAAIHARGAIDDKGSLVAILEAVEQLAASGFTPARDVYLAFGHNEETAGGGARAIVAALRDAGVRPGLVLDEGGAVVDGVIPGVTVPTAMVGVAERGVMTAVLTAREGGGHASTPPATPATARLARAITRLHRHPFPTRLAPPVRAMLSTVAPHAPQPLRALLRSLAVTGPLVAAVFSKLGPEMNAIVRTTAVATELAGAPGENVLATTARASVNIRLLTGDTVDGAAARVRRVIGDPEVEVEVRHGSDPSPVSPWRGEAWRRIANAVAETLGDDVVTTPYLQLGASDSRWFTAISGNVYRFTPFHLTRAERDALHSHNERIRIDVWLRGIGFYRALVAAS; encoded by the coding sequence GTGACCGATCCTGCCGTCGAGCGATTCCGCGAACTGCTGCGCATCCCCACCGTCTCGCACGCGGACGAATCCCTCGTCCGGTGGGAGGACTTCGATGCATTCCGGGCGGCGCTCGTGCGGCTGTACCCCGCCGTGCACGCGGCGCTCGACCTCGAGATCATCGACGGGCACTCGCTGCTGTACCGCTGGCGCGGTGCCGACCCGGCGCATCCGCTCGTGCTGATGGCGCACATCGACGTCGTGCCCGTCGTCGCGGACGAGTGGTCGACCGACCCGTTCGCCGCCGACATCGTCGGAGAGGGGACGGATGCCGCGATCCACGCCCGCGGCGCCATCGACGACAAGGGGTCGCTGGTGGCGATCCTCGAAGCCGTCGAGCAGCTCGCCGCCTCGGGCTTCACGCCCGCACGCGACGTGTACCTGGCGTTCGGCCACAACGAAGAGACGGCGGGCGGCGGTGCCCGGGCGATCGTCGCGGCGCTGCGCGACGCCGGCGTGCGCCCCGGCCTCGTCCTCGACGAAGGCGGCGCGGTGGTCGACGGGGTCATCCCCGGGGTCACGGTCCCGACCGCCATGGTCGGCGTCGCCGAGCGCGGCGTCATGACCGCGGTGCTCACCGCCCGCGAGGGCGGCGGGCACGCCTCGACGCCGCCGGCGACACCCGCCACGGCCCGCCTCGCGCGGGCGATCACGCGGCTGCACCGGCATCCGTTCCCCACCCGGCTCGCACCGCCCGTGCGGGCCATGCTCTCCACCGTCGCACCGCACGCGCCGCAGCCGCTGCGCGCCCTGCTGCGAAGCCTCGCCGTGACGGGTCCACTCGTGGCCGCCGTGTTCTCGAAGCTCGGCCCCGAGATGAACGCGATCGTGCGCACGACCGCGGTCGCCACCGAGCTCGCGGGCGCGCCCGGCGAGAACGTGCTCGCGACGACGGCGCGGGCATCCGTCAACATCCGCCTGCTCACGGGCGACACCGTCGACGGCGCCGCCGCGCGCGTGCGCCGGGTGATCGGCGATCCCGAGGTGGAGGTCGAGGTGCGTCACGGCTCCGACCCGTCGCCGGTGTCGCCGTGGCGGGGTGAGGCGTGGCGGCGCATCGCGAACGCCGTGGCCGAGACCCTCGGCGACGACGTCGTGACGACGCCCTATCTGCAGCTGGGCGCGAGCGACAGCCGGTGGTTCACGGCGATCTCGGGCAACGTGTACCGCTTCACACCGTTCCACCTCACGCGCGCGGAGCGCGATGCGCTGCACTCGCACAACGAGCGCATCCGCATCGACGTGTGGCTGCGGGGGATCGGCTTCTACCGGGCGCTGGTCGCGGCGAGCTGA
- a CDS encoding O-acetylhomoserine aminocarboxypropyltransferase/cysteine synthase family protein → MDRMSESSRAFATAQVQAGYDPAIAERTAVPSIHQSNAFEFRSLSEARDLFALRRDGNIYSRAANPTVLVLERRVAELEGGIGAAGVSSGQAAVAVALLALAQQGEHIVAARQLYGGTIDLLQDTFADWGIDVTFVDQDDSAAWAAAVRPTTRALFAESISNPIAQVLDLAAVSAVAKSAGVPLVIDNTVATPYLQRAKDFGADIVVHSATKFLGGHGTSLGGVVVDLGTFDFTAEPERWPQLTQPYKRVPGATLVERYGASGSPYIALVKTKYVHDLGPSLSAFNAAQLLQGIETLDLRVERHTANALAVARFLESHPAVARVHHPGLESSPWHENAKRYLPRGTSSVFSFDLHPSGSADEDFALVEALIARLRVVKLVANIGDARSLIAHPSSMTHSHMSPAQLAEAHIGSTTIRLSIGIEAIDDIIGDLAAALAPIEAGQIAAAGAQAADGQLAATSAR, encoded by the coding sequence ATGGATCGCATGTCCGAGTCCTCGCGCGCTTTCGCCACGGCGCAGGTGCAGGCGGGGTACGACCCCGCCATCGCCGAACGCACCGCGGTCCCCTCGATCCACCAGTCGAACGCCTTCGAGTTCCGCTCGCTGAGCGAGGCGCGCGATCTGTTCGCGCTCCGTCGCGACGGCAACATCTACAGCCGTGCCGCGAACCCGACCGTGCTCGTCCTCGAGCGCCGTGTCGCCGAGCTCGAGGGCGGAATCGGCGCCGCCGGCGTCTCGTCGGGCCAGGCCGCTGTGGCCGTCGCGCTCCTCGCCCTCGCACAGCAGGGCGAGCACATCGTGGCAGCCCGCCAGCTGTATGGCGGCACCATCGATCTGCTGCAGGACACCTTCGCGGACTGGGGCATCGACGTCACCTTCGTCGACCAGGACGACTCCGCGGCATGGGCCGCAGCGGTCCGCCCGACCACGCGCGCGCTGTTCGCCGAGTCGATCTCGAACCCCATCGCGCAGGTGCTCGACCTCGCGGCCGTCTCCGCCGTCGCGAAGTCGGCCGGCGTCCCGCTCGTCATCGACAACACCGTGGCGACCCCGTACCTGCAGCGCGCCAAGGACTTCGGCGCCGACATCGTCGTGCACTCGGCCACCAAGTTCCTGGGCGGCCACGGCACATCGCTCGGCGGCGTGGTGGTCGACCTCGGCACCTTCGACTTCACCGCGGAGCCCGAGCGCTGGCCGCAGCTGACGCAGCCGTACAAGCGCGTGCCCGGCGCCACCCTCGTCGAGCGCTACGGCGCCTCGGGATCGCCGTACATCGCCCTAGTGAAGACCAAGTACGTGCACGATCTCGGCCCGTCGCTGTCGGCGTTCAACGCCGCGCAGCTGCTGCAGGGCATCGAGACCCTCGACCTGCGCGTCGAGCGCCACACCGCCAACGCGCTCGCCGTGGCGCGCTTCCTCGAGTCCCACCCCGCCGTGGCCCGCGTGCACCACCCCGGACTCGAGTCGAGCCCTTGGCACGAGAACGCGAAGCGCTACCTGCCTCGCGGCACGAGCTCGGTCTTCTCGTTCGACCTGCACCCGTCGGGCTCCGCCGACGAGGACTTCGCGCTCGTCGAGGCGCTCATCGCGCGCCTGCGCGTGGTGAAGCTGGTCGCCAACATCGGCGACGCGCGCAGCCTCATCGCCCACCCGTCGTCGATGACCCACAGCCACATGTCCCCCGCGCAGCTCGCCGAGGCGCACATCGGCTCGACGACGATCCGTCTTTCTATCGGCATCGAGGCGATCGACGACATCATCGGCGACCTCGCCGCGGCGCTCGCGCCGATCGAGGCGGGACAGATCGCCGCCGCCGGCGCGCAGGCCGCGGACGGTCAGCTCGCCGCGACCAGCGCCCGGTAG
- the hrpA gene encoding ATP-dependent RNA helicase HrpA translates to MSAHEPVISYPPELPVSAARDEIARAIRDHQVVIVAGATGSGKTTQLPKIALELGRTSIAHTQPRRIAARTIAERIAEELQVPLGSTVGYRVRFTDKVTEDTRVALMTDGILLNEIHRDRLLRRYDTIIVDEAHERSLNVDFLIGYLTRILPRRPDLKVIITSATIDPESFARHFADRDGKPAPIIEVSGRTFPVEIRYRPSTGSGTPTGSGTPTGSGTTPTGSGTRARGKDADEGDDVDGIVAALRELDREPAGDVLVFLPGEAEIRDAMDAVRGMYAKDAAPTEVLPLYGRLSAAEQHRVFERSAVAGVRRRVILATNVAETSLTVPGIRYVIDTGTARISRYSNRTKIQQLPIEAISQASAQQRSGRAGRTSPGVAIRLFGEDDFTTRDEFTEPEILRTSLAAVILQMLALGFGDISSFPFLTPPDSRGVKAAFDLLVELGCVTTTASRDAGGDRGPRLTERGREIARLPIDPRFARMLVEARGSGVLADVLPIVAGMSIPDVRERPEERREEADRLHARFTDPTSDFLSLLNLWNHLQEKQAELGSSAFRRLCRQEHLNYVRVREWADVHRQLTQLVRAPRDRANAGAADPDDVHRAILSGLLSQIGILDERTKPATSGGRGSTPAKSRPAAAEYLGARGARFSIFPGSGLKKKRPTAVMAAEVVETSRLFARTVAAIDPAWAESLAGDLAKRQLSEPHWSKAAGAASAYEKVTLFGVEIIPRRRVHLARFDRPFARELFVRHALVEGEWDATALDKRLTAFERRNLELRRRLEKIEERERRRDILAGDEAVYRFYDARIPRDVFDVRSFETWWKDASSRTPRLLDMTEADLLDEAGRGDERDFPARWTQGDQVLALSYRFEPGAPDDGVTAVVPLALLAQLRPDGFDWQVPGLRDELIAGLIRSLPKTIRRHVVPAADFAARFADELAGAGPESHAGLPPLSLRDALAARIQPLANQPVTAADFDLDRVPGHLRVSFRAVDHRGRPIGTDRDLAALQTKLGDRARDSVARTLAAPTGAGPASRRPAPGATAASSAPALAERTGLTTWDFDVLAEVVDTTVPGGVVRGYPALVDDGDTVSLRVQANPDDARRLTRAGVRRLLLLGVASPAGYVLEHLTSTEKLALAASPYRSAKALVEDCRAAVADAVMARTAPDGVRTRAQFEAVRDALSAVVVDDVFACVSLAARILTAEREVDRAIGRQTSMALLGALGDVRSQLKGLVYDGFVSRTGTARLAHLPRYLQAAKLRVDGLSDSPGRDRQRLTEFEKAAAVYSEAGGILPVAPDAAPALTHARWLLEEYRVSLFAQQLGTAEPVSPQRIRKALSA, encoded by the coding sequence GTGTCCGCGCATGAACCCGTCATCTCGTACCCGCCGGAGCTGCCCGTCAGCGCCGCGCGGGACGAGATCGCGCGCGCCATCCGCGATCACCAGGTCGTGATCGTCGCCGGCGCGACCGGCTCGGGCAAGACCACGCAGCTGCCGAAGATCGCCCTCGAGCTGGGCCGCACGAGCATCGCGCACACGCAGCCGCGCCGCATCGCCGCACGCACGATCGCAGAGCGCATCGCCGAAGAGCTGCAGGTCCCGCTCGGAAGCACGGTCGGCTATCGAGTGCGGTTCACCGACAAGGTCACCGAAGACACCCGCGTCGCGCTCATGACCGACGGCATCCTCCTCAACGAGATCCACCGCGATCGACTGCTGCGCCGCTACGACACGATCATCGTCGACGAAGCCCACGAACGGTCGCTGAACGTCGACTTCCTGATCGGCTACCTGACGCGGATCCTCCCCCGGCGCCCCGATCTCAAGGTGATCATTACGAGCGCCACGATCGACCCCGAGAGCTTCGCGCGGCACTTCGCCGACCGCGACGGGAAGCCGGCGCCGATCATCGAGGTCTCGGGACGCACCTTCCCCGTCGAGATCCGGTACCGTCCCTCGACAGGCTCGGGAACCCCGACAGGCTCGGGAACCCCGACAGGCTCGGGAACCACCCCGACAGGCTCGGGAACCCGTGCGCGGGGCAAGGACGCCGATGAGGGTGACGACGTCGACGGGATCGTCGCGGCGCTCCGCGAGCTCGACCGCGAGCCGGCGGGCGACGTGCTCGTGTTCCTTCCCGGTGAGGCCGAGATCCGCGACGCGATGGATGCCGTCCGCGGCATGTACGCGAAGGATGCTGCGCCCACGGAAGTCCTCCCCCTCTACGGCCGACTGTCCGCTGCCGAGCAGCACCGCGTGTTCGAGCGGTCGGCGGTCGCCGGTGTCCGTCGCCGCGTGATCCTCGCCACCAACGTCGCCGAGACGAGCCTCACGGTCCCCGGCATCCGCTACGTCATCGACACGGGCACGGCGCGCATCTCGCGCTACAGCAACCGCACCAAGATCCAGCAGCTGCCGATCGAGGCGATCTCGCAGGCCTCCGCCCAGCAGCGCTCGGGTCGCGCCGGTCGCACGAGCCCCGGTGTCGCCATCCGCCTCTTCGGCGAAGACGACTTCACCACGCGCGACGAGTTCACCGAGCCCGAGATCCTGCGGACCAGCCTCGCCGCGGTGATCCTGCAGATGCTCGCGCTCGGGTTCGGCGACATCTCCTCGTTCCCGTTCCTCACCCCGCCCGACTCCCGCGGCGTGAAGGCGGCGTTCGATCTGCTCGTCGAGCTGGGATGCGTCACGACGACCGCATCGCGGGACGCCGGCGGCGACCGCGGGCCACGCCTCACCGAGCGCGGGCGGGAGATCGCGCGACTGCCGATCGACCCGCGTTTCGCCCGCATGCTGGTCGAAGCGCGGGGCTCTGGCGTGCTCGCCGACGTGCTGCCGATCGTGGCCGGCATGTCGATCCCCGACGTGCGGGAGCGACCTGAGGAGCGCCGCGAAGAGGCCGACCGTCTGCACGCGCGCTTCACCGACCCGACGAGCGACTTCCTCTCGCTGCTGAACCTGTGGAACCACCTGCAGGAGAAGCAGGCCGAACTCGGCTCCAGCGCGTTCCGGCGGCTGTGCCGCCAGGAACACCTGAACTATGTGCGCGTGCGCGAATGGGCCGACGTGCATCGACAGCTCACCCAGCTCGTGCGCGCCCCGCGCGACCGTGCGAACGCCGGTGCCGCAGACCCCGACGATGTGCACCGCGCGATCCTCTCGGGGCTCCTCTCGCAGATCGGCATCCTCGACGAGCGCACGAAGCCCGCCACGAGCGGGGGGCGCGGTTCCACTCCTGCCAAGAGCCGTCCCGCCGCGGCCGAGTACCTCGGCGCGCGCGGCGCGCGATTCTCGATCTTCCCCGGCTCGGGACTCAAGAAGAAGCGTCCGACCGCGGTCATGGCCGCCGAGGTCGTCGAGACGAGCAGGCTGTTCGCCCGCACCGTCGCCGCCATCGATCCGGCGTGGGCCGAAAGCCTCGCCGGTGATCTCGCCAAACGTCAGCTCAGCGAGCCGCACTGGTCGAAGGCTGCGGGCGCAGCATCCGCCTACGAGAAGGTCACGCTGTTCGGCGTCGAGATCATCCCGCGCCGCCGGGTGCACCTGGCCCGCTTCGATCGGCCCTTCGCACGCGAGCTTTTCGTGCGGCACGCGCTGGTCGAGGGCGAATGGGACGCCACGGCCCTCGACAAGCGGCTGACCGCATTCGAGCGGCGCAACCTCGAACTGCGCCGCCGTCTCGAGAAGATCGAGGAGCGCGAGCGTCGCCGCGACATCCTCGCCGGTGACGAGGCGGTCTATCGCTTCTACGACGCCCGCATCCCCCGCGACGTGTTCGACGTCCGTTCGTTCGAGACGTGGTGGAAGGATGCGTCGAGCCGCACACCGCGCCTCCTCGACATGACCGAGGCCGACCTGCTCGACGAGGCCGGCCGCGGCGATGAGCGGGACTTCCCCGCCCGGTGGACTCAAGGCGACCAGGTGCTGGCACTCTCGTACCGATTCGAGCCGGGGGCCCCCGACGACGGCGTGACTGCCGTCGTGCCGCTCGCCCTCCTCGCGCAGCTGCGGCCCGACGGCTTCGACTGGCAGGTGCCTGGGCTGCGGGACGAGCTGATCGCCGGCCTCATCCGTTCGCTCCCCAAGACGATCCGGCGCCACGTCGTGCCCGCTGCCGACTTCGCCGCGCGGTTCGCCGACGAACTCGCCGGCGCGGGCCCCGAGTCGCACGCCGGCCTGCCCCCGCTGTCGCTGCGCGATGCGCTCGCCGCGCGCATCCAGCCGCTGGCGAACCAGCCCGTCACCGCCGCCGACTTCGACCTCGACCGGGTGCCCGGCCACCTGCGGGTGTCGTTCCGCGCGGTCGACCACCGCGGTCGCCCGATCGGCACCGACCGCGACCTCGCCGCGCTGCAGACGAAGCTGGGCGACCGCGCACGCGACTCGGTCGCCCGCACGCTCGCCGCCCCGACCGGTGCCGGCCCGGCTTCGCGGCGACCGGCCCCGGGCGCGACCGCGGCGTCGAGCGCCCCTGCGCTGGCCGAGCGCACGGGTCTGACCACGTGGGACTTCGACGTGCTCGCCGAGGTCGTCGACACGACAGTGCCCGGCGGCGTGGTGCGCGGCTACCCGGCGCTCGTCGACGACGGCGACACCGTGTCGCTGCGCGTGCAGGCGAACCCCGACGACGCGCGCCGGCTCACGCGGGCAGGTGTGCGCAGGCTGCTGCTGCTCGGAGTCGCCTCCCCCGCCGGCTACGTGCTCGAGCACCTGACGAGCACCGAGAAGCTCGCCCTCGCCGCATCGCCCTACCGCTCCGCCAAGGCCCTTGTCGAGGACTGCCGCGCCGCCGTCGCGGACGCCGTGATGGCGCGGACGGCACCGGATGGCGTGCGCACCCGCGCGCAGTTCGAGGCGGTGCGCGATGCACTGTCGGCGGTCGTGGTCGACGACGTCTTCGCGTGCGTCTCGCTCGCCGCGCGGATCCTCACCGCGGAGCGCGAGGTCGACCGGGCCATCGGCCGTCAGACGTCGATGGCGCTCCTCGGCGCTCTCGGCGATGTGCGGTCGCAGTTGAAGGGACTCGTCTACGACGGGTTCGTCTCGCGCACCGGCACCGCGCGGCTGGCGCATCTCCCCCGCTACCTGCAGGCTGCGAAGCTCCGCGTCGACGGACTGTCGGACAGCCCCGGACGCGACCGGCAGCGCCTCACCGAGTTCGAGAAGGCCGCCGCGGTGTACAGCGAGGCGGGTGGCATCCTGCCCGTTGCGCCCGACGCCGCGCCCGCCCTGACGCACGCCCGATGGCTCCTGGAGGAGTACCGGGTGAGCCTGTTCGCCCAACAGCTCGGCACCGCCGAGCCGGTGTCGCCGCAGCGCATCCGCAAAGCCCTCTCGGCGTGA
- a CDS encoding aldo/keto reductase produces the protein MTVPSIVLNDGNSIPQFGYGVFKVPPADTQRAVEEALEVGYRHIDTAAIYGNEEGVGAAIAASGIARDDLFITTKLWNDRHDGDEPAAAIAESLAKLGLDQVDLYLVHWPTPAADNYVHAWEKMIELRAAGHTRSIGVSNHLVPHLERIVAATGVVPAVNQIELHPAYQQREITDWAAAHDVKIESWGPLGQGKYDLFGAEPVAAAAAAHGKTPAQAVLRWHLQKGFVVFPKSVRRERLEENLDVFDFDLTDTEIAAIDAMDPGDGSGRVSAHPDEVD, from the coding sequence ATGACAGTTCCCAGCATCGTGCTCAACGACGGCAACTCCATCCCCCAGTTCGGCTACGGCGTCTTCAAGGTGCCGCCGGCGGACACCCAGCGCGCCGTCGAGGAAGCGCTCGAAGTCGGCTACCGGCACATCGACACCGCGGCGATCTACGGAAACGAAGAAGGCGTCGGCGCCGCGATCGCGGCGAGCGGCATCGCGCGCGACGACCTGTTCATCACGACGAAGCTCTGGAACGATCGCCACGACGGCGATGAGCCCGCTGCCGCTATCGCCGAGAGCCTCGCGAAACTCGGACTCGATCAGGTCGACCTGTACCTCGTGCACTGGCCGACGCCCGCCGCCGACAACTACGTGCACGCGTGGGAGAAGATGATCGAGCTGCGCGCAGCCGGCCACACCCGCAGCATCGGCGTCTCGAACCACCTCGTGCCGCACCTCGAGCGCATCGTCGCCGCCACCGGCGTCGTGCCCGCGGTGAACCAGATCGAGCTGCACCCCGCCTACCAGCAGCGCGAGATCACCGACTGGGCCGCCGCCCACGACGTGAAGATCGAATCGTGGGGGCCGCTCGGTCAGGGCAAGTACGACCTCTTCGGCGCTGAGCCCGTCGCTGCGGCTGCCGCCGCCCACGGCAAGACCCCGGCGCAGGCCGTGCTCCGTTGGCACCTGCAGAAGGGTTTCGTGGTCTTCCCGAAGTCGGTCCGCCGCGAGCGCCTCGAAGAGAACCTCGATGTGTTCGACTTCGACCTCACCGACACCGAGATCGCCGCGATCGACGCGATGGATCCGGGCGACGGTTCGGGTCGCGTGAGCGCACACCCCGACGAGGTCGACTGA